One stretch of Xanthomonas sp. DAR 35659 DNA includes these proteins:
- a CDS encoding winged helix-turn-helix transcriptional regulator, translating into MRLKRSDGKSGCAVEVTLSVIGGVWKPVILFHLLPGKKRFMELTRLIPNATQRMLTLQLRELEEDGVIVRHVYPQVPPKVEYALTPLGESLAPVLISLREWGESYRSSEMPRASAAPTCARGEAMAT; encoded by the coding sequence ATGCGTCTGAAACGTTCGGATGGCAAGAGCGGCTGCGCCGTCGAAGTCACGCTGTCGGTGATCGGCGGGGTCTGGAAGCCCGTCATCCTGTTCCACCTGCTCCCTGGGAAGAAGCGCTTCATGGAGCTGACGCGCCTGATCCCCAACGCCACGCAGCGCATGTTGACGTTGCAATTGCGCGAGCTCGAGGAGGACGGGGTCATCGTCCGGCACGTCTATCCGCAGGTGCCGCCCAAGGTCGAATACGCGCTGACGCCGCTGGGCGAATCCCTCGCGCCAGTCCTGATCAGCCTGCGCGAATGGGGCGAGTCGTATCGCAGCAGCGAGATGCCGCGCGCGTCCGCGGCCCCGACATGCGCGCGTGGCGAAGCGATGGCGACGTGA
- a CDS encoding DUF5694 domain-containing protein codes for MNAHRFFVAALFACLTALPTLAAAASQAPVAPANVMMLGSFHFENPGRDMVKFKVSDVMSKDNQAYLAGLAARLAAFRPTDVLVECEPSEQAKYDAAFARYRDGQSTLPANEIHQIGFRVAKASGIAGVTCFDEGQVGWESDPMFEYIKANDPAMQATIDAAFKTLSARAEREQSTLPLAELLRLTNDPARDRENKNLYISTNAVDAGGSFAGADAAASWWHRNFRMYANVQKAAQPGHRVLVIAGSGHTAILKDLLAIDMQRTAEDVSGYLAP; via the coding sequence TTGAACGCCCATCGATTTTTTGTCGCCGCGTTGTTCGCTTGTCTGACCGCGTTGCCCACGCTCGCTGCCGCCGCGTCGCAGGCGCCTGTCGCCCCGGCGAACGTGATGATGCTTGGCTCGTTCCACTTCGAAAATCCGGGGCGGGACATGGTGAAGTTCAAGGTCTCCGACGTCATGTCGAAAGACAATCAGGCCTACCTCGCAGGCCTTGCCGCACGGCTCGCGGCGTTCCGCCCCACCGACGTGCTGGTGGAATGCGAGCCGTCCGAGCAGGCGAAATACGACGCTGCTTTTGCCCGCTATCGCGACGGGCAGTCGACCTTGCCGGCTAACGAAATCCACCAGATCGGCTTCCGCGTCGCCAAAGCCTCGGGAATTGCCGGAGTGACGTGCTTCGACGAGGGTCAGGTCGGCTGGGAGTCCGATCCCATGTTCGAGTACATCAAGGCGAACGACCCGGCCATGCAGGCGACGATAGATGCCGCGTTCAAGACGCTTTCCGCGCGCGCCGAACGCGAGCAATCGACTTTGCCACTGGCCGAGCTGTTGCGCCTCACCAACGATCCCGCGCGCGACCGCGAAAACAAGAATCTCTACATCAGCACCAATGCCGTGGATGCCGGTGGCAGCTTTGCCGGTGCCGATGCCGCGGCCAGTTGGTGGCACCGCAACTTCCGCATGTATGCCAACGTGCAGAAGGCCGCACAACCCGGCCACCGCGTGCTGGTCATTGCGGGGTCCGGCCACACGGCGATCCTCAAGGACCTGCTGGCGATCGACATGCAGCGCACTGCCGAGGATGTGAGTGGGTATCTGGCGCCGTAA
- a CDS encoding CPBP family intramembrane glutamic endopeptidase — MTPVALYSPDPARGWLPWAWLTPILMILFNAVPVIALDGWMQSLHWSTPRGDPIGLAGLYALLWIGFAPTLAAVLAWVRFVEGRSLASIGLTGPAPLKTFLRGLAVGFGTVALVVVAIWMAGGMQVAGLGQAWRSPVSLLHIGLLLLSFMFQASVEEVIFRGWMLSVVARKTNVAVAALLVSLVFCFLHFSPHQPPRVMLGTFLFSLLACAWALRTGNIWGVMGWHAGWNWLLATGFELPVTGMDAHLPALLVALRPQGLDTLTGGAQGPEGSYLCSVFLVAAIAWIQWRKTRGAQNFSPTSR; from the coding sequence ATGACCCCCGTTGCCCTGTATTCGCCCGATCCGGCCCGCGGCTGGCTGCCCTGGGCCTGGCTGACGCCGATCCTGATGATCCTGTTCAACGCGGTACCGGTGATCGCCCTGGACGGGTGGATGCAGTCGCTACATTGGTCGACGCCGCGCGGCGATCCGATCGGCCTCGCTGGCTTGTATGCGCTGCTGTGGATCGGCTTCGCGCCGACGCTGGCGGCCGTGCTCGCCTGGGTACGCTTCGTCGAAGGGCGCTCGCTGGCGAGTATCGGGCTGACCGGTCCGGCGCCGCTGAAAACCTTCCTGCGCGGACTGGCCGTTGGATTCGGCACGGTCGCGCTGGTCGTAGTCGCGATCTGGATGGCTGGCGGCATGCAGGTGGCGGGCTTGGGGCAGGCCTGGCGGTCGCCCGTCAGTCTGCTGCACATCGGGCTGCTGCTATTGAGTTTCATGTTCCAGGCGAGCGTGGAGGAAGTCATCTTCCGCGGCTGGATGCTGTCGGTGGTGGCGCGCAAGACCAATGTCGCAGTGGCAGCGCTGCTGGTGTCGCTCGTTTTCTGCTTCCTGCATTTCAGTCCGCACCAGCCGCCCCGGGTCATGCTCGGCACGTTCCTGTTCTCGCTACTCGCCTGCGCCTGGGCGCTGCGGACAGGCAATATCTGGGGCGTGATGGGCTGGCACGCGGGGTGGAACTGGTTGCTCGCGACCGGCTTCGAACTGCCCGTCACCGGCATGGATGCGCACTTGCCGGCGCTGCTGGTGGCGCTGCGCCCGCAAGGCCTCGACACCCTGACCGGTGGCGCGCAAGGGCCGGAAGGCAGTTACCTGTGCAGCGTCTTCCTCGTCGCCGCGATCGCGTGGATCCAGTGGCGAAAAACGCGCGGAGCTCAGAACTTCTCGCCGACCAGCAGGTAA
- a CDS encoding MGDG synthase family glycosyltransferase produces the protein MTKLLILSVSAGNGHVRAAQALAAAAHAVAPPCTAVHIDTMANVSGAFRRIYTDWYIQLVNRAPELWSYLHQRSDTTPHHAASQRLRRGIERLSTGALLREIRNAKPDAVICTHFLPAELLMRERRNARLDCPVWLQITDYDLHNMWLVPEMTGYLAANEEVAFRLRARGIPADRVHITGIPVMPAFSKPDAPTLERDACAAALGLDPSRSTLLMASGGAGVGDLASMVERALGMASDFQVIAVAGRNAETHARLAALALRHPGRMIAVGFTDEMHKLMAAADLVVTKPGGLTVSECLALGKPMLLISPIPGQEEHNAGFLMEEGAAWLAYDAIGLDYKIQRLMADRPKLQAMAARSRALGKPQAAATVLQRVLQSMPA, from the coding sequence ATGACCAAACTTCTGATTCTCAGTGTAAGCGCCGGCAATGGCCATGTGCGCGCAGCACAGGCGCTTGCTGCCGCCGCACACGCGGTCGCTCCCCCGTGCACGGCTGTACATATCGACACCATGGCCAATGTGTCAGGGGCATTCCGCAGGATCTACACCGATTGGTACATCCAACTTGTGAATCGCGCGCCCGAACTCTGGTCGTATCTGCATCAGCGTAGCGACACCACGCCGCACCACGCGGCGTCGCAGCGCTTGCGCCGCGGCATCGAGCGGCTGAGCACCGGCGCGCTGCTGCGCGAGATTCGAAACGCGAAGCCCGATGCCGTGATTTGCACCCACTTCCTGCCGGCCGAGTTGCTGATGCGCGAGCGCAGAAACGCTCGCCTCGACTGCCCCGTCTGGTTGCAGATCACCGACTACGACCTGCACAACATGTGGCTCGTTCCCGAGATGACCGGTTACCTGGCAGCGAACGAAGAGGTCGCATTCCGGCTTCGCGCACGCGGCATTCCGGCCGACCGTGTGCATATCACAGGAATTCCGGTGATGCCGGCATTCTCGAAGCCCGACGCGCCGACGCTGGAGCGCGATGCGTGCGCGGCCGCCTTAGGTCTGGATCCATCGCGCTCCACGCTTCTGATGGCATCGGGTGGCGCTGGCGTTGGCGATCTTGCGAGCATGGTCGAACGTGCACTGGGCATGGCAAGCGATTTCCAGGTCATCGCCGTGGCGGGCCGCAATGCCGAAACGCACGCCAGACTGGCGGCGCTGGCGCTTCGCCATCCGGGCCGGATGATTGCGGTGGGCTTCACCGACGAGATGCACAAGCTCATGGCCGCTGCCGATCTGGTCGTCACCAAGCCCGGCGGCCTCACCGTGTCCGAGTGCCTGGCGCTGGGCAAGCCGATGCTGCTGATCTCGCCGATCCCAGGCCAAGAAGAACACAACGCCGGCTTCCTGATGGAAGAAGGCGCAGCATGGCTGGCCTACGATGCCATTGGCCTTGACTACAAGATCCAACGGCTGATGGCCGATCGGCCGAAATTGCAAGCCATGGCCGCTCGCAGCCGTGCACTCGGCAAGCCCCAGGCCGCAGCGACGGTGCTCCAACGTGTGCTGCAGAGCATGCCCGCATGA
- a CDS encoding zinc-dependent alcohol dehydrogenase family protein, producing MKAITLRQPAGLENLRLVDLPDPGQSGAGEIRVRVHASSLNFHDLGVVTGRMPSADGRIPMSDGAGVVEAVGEGVDEFAVGDAVVSTFFPTWLDGGPTIADFATVPGDGVDGYAREYVVRPAHWFTHAPRGYSHAEAATLTTAGLTAWRALVVDARLKAGDTVLVLGTGGVSIFALQFAKHMGATVIATSSSDEKLARVHALGTDFTINYRRDTDWAAKVLDYTNGRGVDKVIEVGGPDTLGQSIQACRIGGHIALIGVLTGIAGQVPTVALMQRHQTLQGLIVGSRSHQRDMVRAIDATGIKPVVDQTFALEDIADAFAHQAAGKHFGKLCLSI from the coding sequence ATGAAAGCCATCACCCTGCGCCAGCCCGCTGGTCTAGAGAACCTCCGCCTCGTCGATCTGCCCGACCCAGGCCAATCGGGCGCCGGCGAAATCCGCGTGCGCGTGCATGCAAGCTCGCTCAACTTCCACGACCTGGGCGTGGTGACCGGACGGATGCCCAGCGCCGACGGCCGCATCCCGATGTCCGACGGCGCCGGCGTGGTGGAGGCGGTGGGCGAAGGCGTGGACGAGTTCGCCGTGGGGGACGCGGTCGTCTCGACGTTCTTCCCGACCTGGCTGGATGGCGGACCGACCATCGCCGACTTCGCGACCGTGCCCGGCGATGGTGTCGACGGCTATGCGCGCGAATACGTCGTTCGCCCCGCGCATTGGTTCACGCACGCACCGCGCGGCTACAGCCACGCCGAAGCGGCGACGCTGACGACCGCTGGGCTCACCGCGTGGCGGGCGCTGGTGGTGGACGCGCGCCTGAAGGCCGGCGACACCGTGCTGGTGCTCGGTACGGGCGGCGTCTCGATCTTCGCGTTGCAGTTCGCCAAGCACATGGGCGCCACCGTGATCGCAACGTCATCTTCCGACGAGAAGCTGGCGCGTGTGCATGCACTGGGCACCGATTTCACGATCAACTACCGGCGCGATACCGATTGGGCGGCGAAGGTGCTCGACTATACGAACGGCCGTGGCGTCGACAAGGTGATCGAAGTGGGCGGACCCGACACGCTGGGGCAATCCATCCAGGCCTGCCGTATCGGCGGCCATATCGCCTTGATCGGCGTGTTGACCGGGATTGCCGGGCAGGTGCCGACGGTGGCGCTGATGCAACGCCACCAGACCCTGCAGGGGCTGATCGTCGGCAGCCGGAGCCACCAGCGCGACATGGTCCGCGCCATCGACGCAACCGGCATCAAACCGGTGGTTGACCAGACATTCGCGCTGGAAGACATCGCCGATGCGTTTGCGCACCAGGCGGCAGGCAAGCATTTCGGCAAGCTGTGCCTGTCGATCTAG
- a CDS encoding RebB family R body protein encodes MALPTSVDAQITDAVTQFKMKVFSEAPVQAVTSLHESLAHWVSPVVEHAVPTPPSPCYVIEED; translated from the coding sequence ATGGCGCTTCCCACAAGCGTCGACGCGCAGATCACCGATGCGGTCACCCAATTCAAGATGAAGGTCTTCAGCGAAGCGCCGGTACAGGCGGTGACGTCGCTCCACGAGAGCTTGGCGCATTGGGTCAGCCCGGTTGTCGAGCATGCTGTCCCCACGCCGCCATCTCCGTGTTACGTGATCGAGGAGGACTAG
- a CDS encoding SymE family type I addiction module toxin has protein sequence MPALRLGGRWMEALGFTIGSTLRVQVRDGELVVSVARKD, from the coding sequence ATGCCCGCGCTGCGCCTGGGCGGCCGCTGGATGGAGGCACTGGGCTTCACCATCGGCAGTACGCTGCGCGTGCAGGTGCGCGACGGCGAACTGGTGGTGAGCGTGGCCCGCAAGGACTGA
- a CDS encoding transposase, which produces MPRRPRLDLPGVAQHIVQRGNDRQPCFFTDIDRIRYLQDLHELSLKLSIAVHAYVLMTNHVHLLLTSQQICAVSTLMQSLGRRYVRYINTQYSRTGTLWEGRYKSCPVQQEIYLLRCYRYIELNPVRAAMVIDPADYRWSSHSCNGLGQANALVQPHGSYLAIAPAAERTHRYRRFVLDAIDPDETAAIRLNLQRQHALGNERFRAAIERQLGRRVGPAARMGRPLKVRPTGEESAL; this is translated from the coding sequence ATGCCACGCCGTCCCCGACTGGATCTCCCTGGTGTCGCTCAGCATATCGTGCAGCGGGGTAATGACCGGCAGCCATGCTTCTTCACCGATATCGACCGGATACGCTACCTGCAGGATCTGCACGAACTGTCGCTCAAGCTCAGCATCGCCGTGCATGCTTATGTGTTGATGACCAATCATGTGCACTTGCTGCTCACTAGCCAGCAGATCTGTGCGGTGTCAACGCTGATGCAGTCACTCGGTCGCCGCTACGTGCGCTACATCAATACTCAGTACAGTCGCACCGGCACCCTTTGGGAAGGCCGTTACAAATCGTGCCCGGTACAGCAGGAGATCTACCTGCTCCGCTGCTACCGCTACATTGAACTCAACCCGGTACGGGCTGCAATGGTTATTGATCCGGCGGACTATCGGTGGTCGAGCCATTCTTGCAACGGACTCGGCCAAGCCAACGCGCTGGTGCAGCCGCACGGGAGCTATCTAGCCATTGCGCCGGCCGCCGAGCGCACACACCGCTATCGTCGCTTCGTCCTGGATGCCATCGACCCGGACGAGACAGCTGCCATCCGTCTCAACCTGCAGCGCCAACACGCGCTGGGCAACGAGCGTTTCCGCGCGGCCATCGAGCGCCAGCTTGGCCGCCGTGTCGGACCCGCTGCGCGAATGGGTAGGCCGCTAAAGGTCAGGCCGACAGGGGAGGAAAGTGCACTCTGA
- a CDS encoding HEPN domain-containing protein, whose translation MSGRVVAVAQTYIFGLSELEAMVCATEQEVVGGDGNSPILTDNINFFTKSFLISLCAHLEMCIKEIVFAIAKDIDERALAASIPTALIEWRYNTKKKGDGSAQGVRLEIGMTRKEVDDLVSGNVYRTKEALAYVGVDLASDKATWEMWKELIQTIVTRRNNIVHHNDDASDLSLGDIRQYLSSARSYIDFIVNACQATGSDSLEISS comes from the coding sequence ATGAGCGGACGAGTCGTGGCTGTAGCGCAGACATACATTTTCGGACTCTCCGAACTTGAAGCAATGGTGTGTGCCACTGAGCAGGAAGTCGTAGGAGGCGACGGCAACTCCCCCATTCTCACCGACAACATAAATTTCTTTACTAAGTCATTCTTGATCTCGTTGTGTGCTCACCTTGAGATGTGCATAAAAGAGATCGTCTTTGCTATTGCCAAAGATATTGACGAACGAGCTCTGGCAGCATCCATTCCCACCGCTCTCATCGAGTGGAGGTACAACACGAAGAAGAAGGGCGACGGATCAGCGCAGGGTGTGCGGCTTGAGATCGGCATGACACGAAAGGAGGTTGATGATCTCGTGTCCGGAAACGTCTACCGCACGAAGGAAGCTCTAGCTTACGTAGGGGTTGACTTGGCAAGCGACAAAGCCACTTGGGAGATGTGGAAGGAGCTGATCCAAACGATCGTTACTAGGCGCAACAATATCGTTCACCATAACGACGACGCGTCCGACCTATCGCTCGGCGATATCCGGCAGTACCTTTCCTCCGCCCGGAGTTACATTGATTTCATTGTAAACGCCTGCCAAGCAACGGGATCAGATTCACTTGAAATCTCATCTTAG